A single window of Eucalyptus grandis isolate ANBG69807.140 chromosome 1, ASM1654582v1, whole genome shotgun sequence DNA harbors:
- the LOC104455423 gene encoding MDIS1-interacting receptor like kinase 2 — translation MKKSNATLPLLLFLCLLFLLPFQASPSPTTEAQALVKWKNSLSPPPPSLSSWSLTNITHLCNWTGVACNNGGSVSEISLSGSSLSGTLHALNFASFPNLTRFDVSNNNLEGLIPSLISNLSKLRFLDLGSNLFEGGIPPEIGQLEEIQYLSLLNNILNGTIPYQISNLEKVWHLDLGSNYLESPDWSKFSTMPSVTYLSLFYNFLDGKFPGFVADCRNLTYLDLSQNMLTGEIPEAVYVNLVNLEYLNLTANSLQGPISNISKLSQLKEIRIVNNSFSGLIPGDIGSLSQLQMIEIYNNSFEGAIPRSIGQLRQLEKLDLHLNLLNSSIPSELGLCSKLTFLALAENSISGELPLSLSNLVRLSEFGASDNHLSGELSPYFFTNWTELISLQLQNNSLSGKIPPEIGILTKLNYLYLYCNSLSGSIPTGIGSLENLLELDLSQNNLSGQIPLTLGNLSNLQILQLFSNNLNGTIPPEVGNLTRLITLDLNTNQLYGEVPETISRLANLQSISLFTNNFSGGIPRDFGKYSPSLGYVGFSDNSFTRELPPELCSGFALQYLSVNGNNFTGPLPNCLRNCSGLTRVRLDSNQFTADITSVFGVYPNLTFISLSNNRFVGNLSAEWGNCKNLTNLQIDGNKIAGRIPPELGKLSQLRVLTLHNNDLTGKIPTEMGNLGELLTLNLSNNHLAGDIPISLGNLLKLNYLDLSKNAMSGSIPDKLANCKNLLSLNLSNNNLLGVIPPELGNLFELQILLDLSHNSLAGSIPSNLAKLMKLENLNLSHNNLSGMIPAALTSLVSLSSIDLSYNELTGVIPSGRIFQQAPGSAFIGNPGLCGNATGLSPCGMSSKLTDHKEKDLIGVIVGVCCLQLLVTLTAVILALQRRNKELNEETNGLTKYEKSESIIWEREGKFTFNDIAKATDNFSEKYCIGKGGFGSVYKAELASGQIIAVKKFKVLESSDVPAVNQQSFNNEIRILTEVRHRNVIKLHGFCSKRGCIYLVYEFVERGSLAKVLYGGKGGTELDWGARVKIVQGMAHAIAYLHHDCSPPIVHRDITLNNILLESDFEPRLSDFGTAKLLNFNSSNWTTVAGSYGYMAPELAVTMRVTDKCDVYSFGVATLEIMMGKHPGDLLSSLQRTQTSRSPEDPNLLPRDVLDPRLSPPTGQLADEVVLIITMALACTRTSPNSRPTMRFVAQELSACTQACLSRPVGSVTISKLSSPQKYIFK, via the exons ATGAAAAAATCAAACGCAACTCTCCCTCTCTTACTCTTCCTCTGTCTCCTTTTCTTGCTTCCATTTCAGGCCTCACCATCACCAACCACAGAGGCACAAGCTCTTGTCAAATggaagaactctctctctcctcctccaccttctcTGAGCTCATGGTCACTCACCAACATCACCCATCTCTGCAACTGGACTGGTGTTGCCTGCAACAATGGCGGGTCAGTCTCAGAGATCAGCCTCTCAGGCTCAAGCCTCAGTGGCACACTCCATGCGCTCAACTTCGCTTCTTTCCCGAACCTGACCCGCTTTGATGTCAGCAACAACAATCTCGAGGGCCTGATACCGTCCTTGATCAGCAATCTCTCCAAGCTCAGGTTCTTGGACCTGGGTAGCAATCTCTTCGAAGGTGGCATACCACCTGAGATAGGCCAATTGGAAGAGATTCAGTACTTGAGCCTCCTGAATAACATTCTCAATGGTACTATTCCTTACCAGATCAGCAATCTCGAGAAGGTGTGGCACTTGGATCTTGGATCAAACTACTTGGAATCTCCTGACTGGTCGAAATTCTCCACCATGCCATCGGTGACTTACCTGAGCCTCTTCTACAATTTTCTCGATGGCAAATTTCCAGGCTTCGTGGCTGATTGCCGGAACCTGACATACCTGGACCTGTCGCAAAACATGTTGACCGGTGAAATCCCTGAGGCTGTGTATGTGAACCTGGTGAACCTTGAATACCTTAACCTCACTGCGAATTCACTCCAGGGACCGATCTCAAACATATCAAAACTTTCCCAGCTGAAGGAGATCCGGATTGTTAACAATTCGTTCAGTGGTCTTATACCTGGAGACATAGGATCGCTGTCTCAGCTTCAGATGATAGAGATATACAACAATTCCTTTGAAGGGGCAATCCCTAGGTCCATTGGTCAATTGAGGCAGCTTGAAAAGCTCGATTTGCACCTAAACCTCTTGAACTCTTCGATCCCTTCCGAGCTCGGTCTTTGTTCTAAGCTCACCTTCTTAGCCCTTGCTGAGAATTCGATCTCAGGGGAGctgcctctctctctgtccAATCTGGTCAGATTGTCAGAATTTGGAGCTTCGGATAATCACCTATCTGGTGAGTTATCGCCTTATTTCTTCACGAATTGGACGGAACTCATTTCTTTGCAGCTCCAGAACAATTCTCTTTCCGGGAAAATTCCGCCAGAAATTGGAATCCTGACCAAGCTCAATTACCTCTACTTGTACTGCAATTCGCTCTCTGGCTCAATCCCTACTGGGATTGGGAGCCTCGAGAATCTGCTTGAGTTAGACCTCTCACAGAACAATCTCTCCGGCCAAATCCCTTTGACATTGGGGAACCTTAGCAACTTGCAGATCCTCCAGCTTTTCTCCAACAACCTGAATGGGACTATTCCGCCGGAGGTAGGCAATCTCACACGGTTGATCACTCTTGACCTCAACACGAACCAGCTTTATGGAGAGGTCCCTGAGACCATCTCTCGCCTTGCTAACTTACAGTCTATCTCTTTGTTCACGAACAATTTCTCGGGAGGAATACCACGTGATTTCGGCAAGTACAGTCCTTCTCTGGGCTATGTTGGCTTTTCGGACAACAGCTTCACCAGAGAACTGCCGCCAGAATTATGCAGCGGCTTTGCTCTTCAATATCTCTCGGTCAATGGGAATAACTTTACTGGGCCGCTGCCCAACTGCTTGAGGAATTGTTCGGGGCTAACGAGAGTCCGTTTAGACAGCAATCAGTTCACTGCAGATATCACAAGTGTGTTCGGAGTTTATCCAAATCTGACCTTTATAAGCCTCAGCAACAACCGATTTGTTGGGAATCTCTCAGCAGAATGGGGAAATTGTAAAAATCTCACGAATTTGCAGATAGATGGTAACAAAATTGCCGGCCGCATCCCACCAGAGCTTGGGAAATTGTCTCAGTTGCGTGTCCTGACTTTGCACAACAATGACTTGACCGGGAAAATTCCCACCGAGATGGGAAATCTGGGGGAGTTGTTGACActgaacttgagcaacaaccaTTTGGCCGGAGATATTCCCATCTCATTAGGAAACTTATTGAAGCTAAATTATCTTGATTTGTCGAAGAACGCAATGAGCGGTAGTATACCAGACAAGCTAGCGAATTGCAAGAATTTACTGAGTttgaacttgagcaacaacaatCTATTGGGTGTTATACCGCCAGAGCTCGGGAACTTGTTCGAGCTACAGATCCTCCTAGACTTGAGCCACAACTCACTAGCAggatcaattccatccaatttagCAAAGCTTATGAAGCTGGAAAATCTCAATCTTTCGCATAACAACTTATCGGGTATGATCCCAGCTGCTCTCACCAGCTTGGTTAGTTTAAGCTCCATAGACTTATCGTACAATGAGCTAACAGGCGTGATTCCTAGTGGTCGTATCTTCCAACAAGCACCAGGGAGTGCTTTTATCGGGAATCCGGGCTTGTGTGGAAATGCGACAGGGTTATCTCCTTGTGGGATGAGCAGTAAATTGACTGACCATAAGGAAAAGGATCTTATTGGTGTGATTGTGGGCGTCTGCTGCTTACAACTTCTGGTGACTTTAACTGCTGTGATTCTAGCACTTCAGCGGCGAAACAAGGAACTCAATGAAGAGACTAATGGTCTAACGAAGTACGAGAAATCCGAGTCGATCATATGGGAAAGGGAAGGGAAGTTCACATTCAATGACATCGCCAAGGCTACCGACAACTTCAGCGAAAAGTACTGCATTGGAAAGGGCGGCTTCGGGAGTGTTTACAAGGCTGAACTAGCCAGCGGCCAAATCATCGCTGTCAAAAAGTTCAAAGTATTAGAATCCAGCGATGTCCCCGCAGTCAACCAACAGAGTTTCAACAACGAGATCCGCATTTTGACCGAGGTCCGACACCGCAATGTGATCAAGCTCCACGGGTTCTGTTCCAAGAGGGGTTGCATCTACTTGGTCTATGAGTTTGTGGAGAGAGGCAGTTTGGCAAAGGTCTTGTATGGAGGAAAAGGAGGAACTGAACTGGACTGGGGTGCAAGAGTGAAAATTGTTCAGGGCATGGCTCACGCGATCGCCTATTTGCATCATGATTGCTCCCCACCTATTGTCCATCGGGACATAACTCTCAACAACATCTTGCTCGAGTCGGACTTCGAGCCTCGACTTTCGGACTTTGGGACAGCGAAACTCTTGAATTTCAACTCGTCAAATTGGACCACAGTAGCTGGGTCTTATGGCTACATGGCTCCTG AATTAGCAGTTACGATGCGAGTGACAGATAAATGCGATGTGTATAGCTTCGGAGTAGCTACACTAGAGATCATGATGGGGAAGCATCCAGGggatcttctctcttccctacaAAGGACACAAACATCGAGATCACCAGAAGACCCAAATTTGCTACCAAGGGATGTGCTCGACCCACGTCTTTCTCCTCCGACCGGCCAACTAGCCGACGAAGTGGTACTCATCATCACAATGGCGCTAGCGTGCACGAGGACGAGTCCCAATTCACGACCCACCATGCGTTTCGTGGCACAAGAATTATCCGCATGCACTCAAGCTTGCTTGTCTAGGCCCGTGGGCTCCGTAACTATCAGCAAGCTATCGAGtcctcaaaaatatatttttaagtgA